One segment of Sphingobacteriales bacterium DNA contains the following:
- a CDS encoding tetratricopeptide repeat protein yields the protein MSALLEKTTKGYIPYLILFVFSFLLYANTLHHQYALDDGMTILNNEYVLKGVRGIPDIFTKDMLDSYYRKMGANGRLHGGRFRPLSVATFAVEQECIGARNNMDFGKNEWDVNKNGISEPEEDVYKDGIYDQKDAMAKGFGLRHWVNVLLYSLLVCLIFAALVKINFRHGQALAALIIALLFAAHPIHTEVVANVKSRDEILSLLFIVATLIAAHNFYRRNDTKWLLLTGFFFLMAMLSKEFGIILLVLLPLSFYLFEKDIIASKYTKIMGIIGGTLLIYILLRLQTGALFQKEDIGVESEILNNPYLFAKGTEAFATKIFVLLKYLILLIIPYPLVSDYGYNSIPYKNITDIAFIASALCYGMIIFLFFYFLKKRNPLAFPVAFYLGALALVSNLLGFNLGATMGERLIFHSSLGFCIVLGWLIYRGTQNTATAWVAYSALAAILLVYAYLTVSRNKDWENDNTLFLADVEKQPESLALNNNASTAYIFMSAAPQHKSHENEYILKAQGYAQKALSMNPNYVNGLLNMAACYGKQNKLDSAEVYLSKADSLYPTHPLVAELQKSMVASLHSNALKFIRTNNDFINAMPLLQKALTYDSTDVKVLYDLGVCYFNTGQSEAAIALFKKGYKIDPNDVDIQRTLPLFLENK from the coding sequence ATGTCCGCCCTCCTTGAAAAAACAACCAAAGGGTATATTCCGTACCTTATTTTGTTTGTTTTTTCATTTTTATTATACGCCAATACCCTGCATCATCAATACGCATTAGATGACGGAATGACTATTCTCAACAATGAGTATGTATTGAAGGGAGTGAGGGGTATTCCCGATATTTTTACCAAAGATATGTTAGATAGCTATTATCGGAAAATGGGCGCAAATGGTCGTTTGCACGGGGGGCGTTTCAGACCATTATCCGTTGCCACTTTTGCCGTAGAGCAGGAGTGCATCGGTGCGCGAAACAATATGGACTTTGGCAAAAATGAATGGGACGTAAATAAAAACGGCATCAGCGAACCCGAAGAAGATGTATATAAAGATGGTATTTACGACCAAAAAGATGCGATGGCAAAAGGCTTCGGGCTGCGGCATTGGGTAAATGTTTTGCTGTATAGCCTACTGGTTTGTTTGATATTTGCGGCTTTGGTAAAAATAAATTTCCGGCACGGACAAGCCTTAGCCGCTTTGATAATAGCTTTGTTGTTTGCGGCGCACCCCATACACACCGAAGTGGTAGCCAACGTAAAAAGCCGCGATGAAATACTTTCGTTGCTGTTTATTGTAGCTACACTGATAGCTGCCCACAATTTTTATCGCCGCAATGATACGAAATGGCTGCTGCTCACGGGTTTCTTCTTTTTGATGGCGATGCTGTCCAAAGAGTTCGGGATTATTTTGTTGGTGCTGCTGCCTTTGTCTTTTTATTTATTTGAAAAAGACATCATTGCCTCGAAATATACAAAAATAATGGGCATAATAGGAGGCACTTTGCTGATATATATACTTCTGCGCCTACAAACAGGAGCTTTGTTTCAAAAAGAAGACATAGGTGTAGAATCCGAAATTCTCAATAATCCGTATTTATTTGCCAAAGGCACTGAGGCTTTTGCTACCAAAATATTTGTGCTGCTCAAATACCTCATTTTACTCATTATTCCTTATCCGCTTGTCAGCGACTATGGTTATAACTCCATTCCCTACAAAAACATCACCGATATTGCTTTTATAGCGAGTGCTTTGTGCTATGGAATGATTATCTTTTTATTTTTTTACTTTTTAAAAAAACGCAACCCACTCGCTTTTCCTGTTGCATTTTATTTGGGGGCTTTGGCCTTGGTTTCCAACTTGCTGGGCTTCAATTTGGGTGCCACGATGGGCGAGCGGTTGATATTCCATTCTTCGCTCGGATTTTGTATTGTATTGGGGTGGCTGATTTATCGGGGAACACAAAATACTGCCACTGCGTGGGTGGCTTATTCCGCGCTCGCTGCCATTTTGCTGGTGTATGCTTACCTCACCGTCAGCAGAAACAAAGATTGGGAAAATGATAATACCCTGTTTTTGGCAGATGTAGAAAAACAGCCCGAAAGTTTGGCACTCAACAACAATGCCTCTACCGCCTATATTTTTATGTCGGCAGCACCGCAGCACAAAAGCCACGAAAACGAGTATATTCTCAAAGCACAAGGATATGCACAAAAAGCATTGAGTATGAACCCCAATTATGTAAATGGCTTGTTGAATATGGCGGCTTGCTACGGCAAACAAAATAAATTGGACAGTGCCGAAGTGTATTTGAGCAAAGCCGATTCGCTGTACCCGACCCACCCTTTGGTAGCCGAACTCCAAAAAAGTATGGTGGCATCGTTGCACAGCAACGCCTTAAAATTTATTAGAACTAATAATGATTTTATCAACGCTATGCCTTTACTACAAAAAGCATTGACCTACGATAGCACTGATGTAAAAGTATTATATGATTTGGGGGTTTGCTATTTCAATACAGGGCAAAGCGAAGCAGCAATTGCTTTATTTAAAAAAGGCTACAAAATAGACCCGAATGATGTTGATATTCAAAGAACCTTACCTTTGTTTTTAGAAAATAAATAA
- a CDS encoding Gldg family protein, with amino-acid sequence MKLKNWLPVFSVFGILLLLNILSQRFYARLDLTQEGKYTLTPATKKVLQQLDDIVFIKVYLEGDFPAGFKRLRNSTQDMLDEFRAIAGNNLQYEFIDPLDVESESEKQAIANQLI; translated from the coding sequence ATGAAATTAAAAAATTGGTTGCCTGTTTTTTCCGTATTCGGAATATTGTTGTTGCTCAATATTCTGTCGCAGCGTTTTTATGCCCGCCTCGACCTCACACAAGAAGGAAAATACACCCTCACTCCGGCTACCAAAAAAGTGCTGCAACAACTCGACGATATTGTTTTTATCAAAGTGTATTTGGAGGGCGATTTTCCGGCGGGTTTCAAGCGTTTGCGCAACAGCACCCAAGATATGCTCGACGAATTTCGCGCTATTGCCGGCAATAATCTTCAATACGAATTTATTGACCCTTTAGATGTGGAAAGTGAAAGCGAAAAACAAGCCATCGCCAACCAACTTATTTAA
- the gldG gene encoding gliding motility-associated ABC transporter substrate-binding protein GldG yields MPRCLIENADCYSEKIFFPGAIATYKGREYPIVLLQEQLNKAPETVLNNSTALLEYNLINAIQKLLRKERPHIAFLEGHGELTENYVNDFAGALQTYYELHRLSLPEVLSIDTFKYAAVVLAKPTQPFDEKDKYKLDQYVMRGGKILWLIDPLIADADSLNNAGGSFITADYPLNLDDLLFRYGVRINPNLLQDMQCNPIPVVVGTDKAGNATQQQLFPWLYYPIFTQFNQAHPIGKNMGATMSKFASTLDTIRVQDIKKTVLMSSSQYSRALTNPVNVSLETVKQRPLPEQFNQKNLAVAVALEGEFTSNFKNRLAFSTAEMLDSLNLKFKEKSSPTKMVVIADGDFIKNDYERSSSKTLPLGYYKYTKETFANKDFLLNTIEWLTDDAGVIEARNKEIALRLLDGERSKQERVFWQLFNIMLPLLLTGIAAAAYHFWRKRRYTNNIIR; encoded by the coding sequence GTGCCGCGCTGCCTCATTGAAAATGCAGACTGCTACTCCGAAAAAATATTTTTTCCCGGAGCTATCGCCACCTACAAAGGACGCGAATATCCGATAGTGCTGTTGCAGGAACAACTCAACAAAGCCCCCGAAACCGTACTCAACAATTCCACCGCACTGCTCGAATACAACCTCATCAATGCCATTCAAAAACTGCTGCGCAAAGAGCGACCGCATATTGCGTTTTTGGAAGGACACGGCGAACTCACCGAAAACTACGTCAATGATTTTGCGGGCGCACTCCAAACCTACTACGAGTTGCACCGCCTTTCGTTGCCCGAAGTGCTTTCTATTGATACTTTTAAATATGCAGCGGTGGTGCTTGCCAAACCCACACAGCCTTTTGACGAAAAAGACAAATACAAACTCGACCAATATGTGATGCGCGGCGGAAAAATTCTTTGGCTCATAGACCCCCTCATTGCCGATGCCGACAGCCTCAACAATGCCGGCGGCTCATTCATCACCGCCGATTATCCGCTGAATTTAGATGATTTGCTGTTCAGATACGGCGTGCGTATCAATCCCAATTTATTGCAGGATATGCAGTGCAATCCCATTCCGGTGGTGGTGGGTACGGATAAAGCGGGCAACGCCACCCAACAACAACTTTTCCCTTGGTTGTATTATCCCATTTTTACACAATTCAATCAAGCACACCCGATTGGCAAAAATATGGGCGCAACGATGAGTAAATTCGCCTCCACACTCGATACTATTCGTGTGCAGGACATAAAAAAGACAGTGCTGATGAGCAGTTCGCAATACAGCCGTGCGCTCACCAATCCCGTTAATGTGTCGCTGGAAACCGTAAAACAACGCCCACTGCCGGAGCAGTTTAATCAAAAAAACTTAGCAGTAGCAGTAGCTTTGGAAGGAGAATTTACTTCCAATTTCAAAAATCGGCTGGCTTTTTCTACCGCAGAAATGTTGGATAGCTTGAATTTAAAATTTAAAGAAAAAAGCTCACCTACCAAAATGGTCGTCATTGCCGATGGCGATTTTATCAAAAACGATTATGAACGCAGCAGCAGCAAAACACTGCCTCTGGGATATTACAAATACACCAAAGAAACCTTTGCCAACAAAGATTTTTTGCTCAACACCATTGAATGGCTCACCGATGATGCCGGTGTGATAGAAGCCCGCAACAAAGAAATTGCACTGCGCCTTTTAGACGGCGAGCGCAGCAAACAGGAGCGCGTTTTTTGGCAGTTGTTCAATATTATGCTGCCCTTGCTGCTCACGGGCATAGCGGCGGCGGCGTATCATTTTTGGCGAAAACGGCGATATACAAACAATATCATTCGTTGA
- the recF gene encoding DNA replication and repair protein RecF (All proteins in this family for which functions are known are DNA-binding proteins that assist the filamentation of RecA onto DNA for the initiation of recombination or recombinational repair.), translating into MSGITLEHFKNYRHFQASFSPDINIITGANGSGKTNLLDAIYYLSFCKSYFNLSDAQVIERGNTYFLLSGEYCNDDNTNETLFIQAKYSAERGKEMYKNRSQYERISQHIGLLPLVMIAPDDLFQIKAGSEERRKLIDAALVQLEPKYLESLQLYKRCLEQRNALLKHFYERDRYDFELMEPFNRILIQHGTFIAEQRSRYEILIAPLLAQLYHFLSGEREVAECRYVSSLKKRPFSDILLENVPFDKQAQRTTDGIHRDDWEMEINGLNLKKFASQGQQKSYLLALKLALAQLTARHKGIAPLLLLDDIFDKLDPHRLHRLFELLPQSGCRQIFISDTDPQRLALVLNGLNLHFHALEIHHS; encoded by the coding sequence TTGTCCGGCATCACTTTAGAGCATTTTAAAAATTACCGCCATTTTCAGGCTTCTTTTTCTCCCGACATCAATATCATCACAGGAGCAAACGGAAGCGGCAAAACTAATTTGTTAGATGCCATTTATTATTTGAGTTTTTGTAAAAGCTATTTTAATCTGAGCGATGCTCAAGTCATTGAGCGAGGCAATACATATTTTTTGTTAAGTGGCGAATATTGCAATGATGATAATACCAACGAAACGCTGTTTATACAAGCCAAATACAGCGCAGAGCGCGGCAAAGAAATGTATAAAAACCGTTCACAATACGAGCGTATTTCGCAACATATCGGCTTGTTGCCTTTGGTGATGATAGCTCCCGATGATTTGTTTCAGATAAAAGCGGGCAGCGAAGAACGGCGCAAACTGATAGATGCCGCTTTGGTGCAATTAGAGCCGAAATATTTGGAATCTTTGCAATTGTATAAACGCTGTTTGGAGCAGCGCAACGCTTTACTGAAACATTTTTACGAGCGCGACCGCTACGATTTTGAACTGATGGAGCCTTTTAATCGTATTTTGATACAACACGGCACTTTTATTGCCGAGCAGCGAAGCCGCTACGAAATCCTCATCGCCCCTTTGTTGGCGCAGTTGTATCATTTTTTGTCGGGCGAGCGCGAAGTGGCTGAATGTAGGTATGTTTCTTCTTTGAAAAAACGCCCTTTTTCGGATATTTTATTAGAAAATGTACCCTTTGACAAGCAAGCACAGCGAACCACCGACGGCATACACCGCGACGATTGGGAAATGGAAATAAATGGTTTGAATTTGAAAAAATTTGCCTCGCAAGGGCAGCAAAAATCGTATTTGCTGGCACTCAAATTGGCTTTGGCACAGCTCACCGCCCGTCATAAAGGCATTGCTCCCTTGCTGCTGTTGGACGATATTTTTGACAAATTAGACCCCCACCGCTTGCACCGCCTTTTTGAATTGTTGCCCCAAAGCGGCTGCCGACAAATATTTATCAGCGATACCGACCCACAACGTTTGGCACTTGTATTAAATGGCTTAAATTTGCACTTTCATGCACTCGAAATTCATCATTCTTAA
- a CDS encoding DUF721 domain-containing protein — protein sequence MKRNSNEQSLGEVLRHFLKENELQDKLHEAKVIALWEELMGEAIVRHTAAVSLRQGKLLLRITSAPLRQELLYARERIAALFNEKLGTNLIREVVVM from the coding sequence TTGAAACGCAACAGCAATGAGCAGAGTTTGGGCGAAGTATTGCGCCATTTTTTGAAAGAAAACGAACTACAGGATAAACTCCACGAGGCAAAAGTCATTGCTTTGTGGGAAGAACTGATGGGCGAAGCGATTGTACGCCATACGGCGGCGGTATCGTTGCGACAGGGAAAATTGTTGTTGCGCATTACATCTGCTCCTTTGAGGCAGGAGTTGCTCTATGCCCGCGAGCGCATTGCCGCTTTGTTCAACGAAAAATTGGGAACCAACTTGATTCGCGAAGTGGTAGTAATGTAG
- a CDS encoding tetratricopeptide repeat protein → MKNILFLFLFCFLAISSSEPLRAQIGGDDFEMYGNSPKEKDKEKDKDKGKEKSKSSSKQKPAANTPPSDKTPAKTTAPDKNTTTAPAGSTRADSAQQGKVLRLDLDGIVGKYVIDTVYVKAPRSKISFRDQENIKYYYRQAIQRVNEGDFKSAVDLLNKCLKKDPNNKDLLLLRGGAQAELQEFKKAKKDLQKAIKYDPTNPNINYNLAAVHMKLGDTKEASKNFSSAIKHKPDYLLAYQGRASCNVLNKRYDAALDDYNKVVDLNGFFAPAYRGRGIAKCKIGKYDEAIKDFNTNIGLEPNDGLAYFYRGLAYSAINEPYQACDDFLRAYQLNVLDAYKELKRMCDFQD, encoded by the coding sequence ATGAAAAATATACTCTTCTTATTTCTTTTTTGTTTTTTGGCAATTAGTAGCAGCGAGCCGTTGCGTGCCCAAATCGGAGGAGATGATTTTGAAATGTACGGCAACTCGCCCAAAGAAAAAGATAAGGAAAAAGATAAAGACAAGGGCAAAGAAAAATCCAAAAGCAGCAGCAAACAAAAGCCTGCCGCCAATACGCCTCCATCCGACAAAACTCCGGCGAAAACTACTGCTCCCGACAAAAACACAACCACAGCACCCGCCGGCAGCACTCGCGCCGACTCCGCCCAACAGGGCAAAGTGTTGCGCTTGGATTTGGACGGCATCGTCGGAAAATACGTCATTGACACTGTATATGTAAAAGCCCCGCGCAGCAAAATATCTTTCCGCGATCAGGAAAATATTAAATATTATTATCGCCAAGCCATACAGCGCGTCAATGAGGGCGACTTCAAAAGTGCAGTGGATTTATTGAACAAATGCCTCAAAAAAGACCCCAACAATAAAGACCTACTCCTTTTGCGCGGTGGTGCCCAGGCAGAATTGCAGGAATTTAAAAAAGCAAAAAAAGACCTCCAAAAAGCCATTAAATACGACCCTACCAATCCAAACATCAACTACAATCTGGCGGCGGTGCACATGAAACTCGGCGACACCAAAGAAGCCTCCAAAAATTTCAGCTCTGCCATCAAACACAAACCCGACTACTTGCTCGCCTATCAGGGCAGAGCCTCTTGCAATGTACTCAACAAACGCTACGATGCCGCTTTGGACGACTACAACAAAGTAGTAGATTTAAACGGCTTCTTTGCGCCCGCTTATCGCGGAAGGGGTATTGCCAAATGCAAAATCGGCAAATATGACGAAGCTATCAAAGATTTTAATACCAATATCGGCTTGGAGCCGAATGATGGTTTGGCGTATTTTTACAGAGGTTTGGCGTATTCTGCCATCAACGAACCCTACCAAGCCTGCGATGATTTTTTAAGAGCCTATCAACTGAATGTGTTGGACGCTTATAAAGAGCTGAAAAGAATGTGTGATTTTCAGGATTAA